In Camelus bactrianus isolate YW-2024 breed Bactrian camel chromosome 18, ASM4877302v1, whole genome shotgun sequence, one DNA window encodes the following:
- the NTAN1 gene encoding protein N-terminal asparagine amidohydrolase isoform X2 yields MNAIKSFSHHAQCGRLEVHLVGGFSDDRQLSQKLTHQLLSEFDRQEDDIHLVTLCVTELNDREENENHFPIIYGIAVNVKTAEIYRASFQDRGPEEELRAARALTGGPMISIYDAKTEQLRIGPYSWMPFPHVDFWLQQDDKQILENLSTSPLAEPPHFVEHIRSTLMFLKKHPSPTNTLFPGNKALLYKKNEDGLWEKISSPGS; encoded by the exons ATGAACGCCATAAAATCCTTCTCCCACCACGCTCAGTGTGGAAG GCTGGAGGTTCACCTCGTGGGAGGCTTCAGTGACGACAGGCAGTTGTCACAAAAGCTTACTCATCAGCTTCTTA GTGAATTTGACAGACAAGAAGATGACATTCACTTAGTGACATTATGTGTGACAG aattAAATGAccgggaagaaaatgaaaaccacttTCCGATAATTTATGGCATTG CTGTCAACGTTAAAACTGCAGAGATCTACAGAGCCTCCTTCCAAGACCGAGGTCCGGAGGAGGAGCTGCGCGCAGCACGAGCTTTAACAGGCGGACCA aTGATTAGTATTTACGATGCAAAGACAGAACAACTTCGTATAGGACCGTATTCCTGGATGCCATTTCCCCATGTGGATTTCTGGTTGCAGCAAGATGATAAGCAAATACTAGAG AACCTTTCCACATCACCTCTGGCTGAGCCCCCCCACTTTGTTGAACATATTAGATCTAccttgatgtttttaaaaaaacacccttCTCCAACTAACACGCTGTTTCCTGGAAATAAAGCGCTACTCtacaaaaaaaatgaagatggcTTATGGGAAAAGATCTCTTCTCCAGGAAGCTAA
- the NTAN1 gene encoding protein N-terminal asparagine amidohydrolase isoform X1, translated as MPLLVEGRRVRLPQSAGDLVRAHPLLEERARLLRGQSVQQVGPQGLLYVQQRELAVTSPKDGSISILGSDDATTCHIVVLRHTGNGATCLTHCDGTDTKAEVPLIMNAIKSFSHHAQCGRLEVHLVGGFSDDRQLSQKLTHQLLSEFDRQEDDIHLVTLCVTELNDREENENHFPIIYGIAVNVKTAEIYRASFQDRGPEEELRAARALTGGPMISIYDAKTEQLRIGPYSWMPFPHVDFWLQQDDKQILENLSTSPLAEPPHFVEHIRSTLMFLKKHPSPTNTLFPGNKALLYKKNEDGLWEKISSPGS; from the exons gaAAGAGCCAGACTTCTCAGAGGTCAGTCTGTTCAACAAGTGGGACCCCAGGGCCTTCTGTATGTTCAGCAAAGAGAGCTTGCAGTGACCTCCCCAAAGGATG gcTCCATCTCCATTCTGGGTTCTGATGATGCCACCACTTGTCACATTGTGGTCCTGAGGCACACAG GTAATGGGGCCACCTGCCTGACACACTGCGACGGAACTGACACCAAAGCTGAGGTCCCCTTGATCATGAACGCCATAAAATCCTTCTCCCACCACGCTCAGTGTGGAAG GCTGGAGGTTCACCTCGTGGGAGGCTTCAGTGACGACAGGCAGTTGTCACAAAAGCTTACTCATCAGCTTCTTA GTGAATTTGACAGACAAGAAGATGACATTCACTTAGTGACATTATGTGTGACAG aattAAATGAccgggaagaaaatgaaaaccacttTCCGATAATTTATGGCATTG CTGTCAACGTTAAAACTGCAGAGATCTACAGAGCCTCCTTCCAAGACCGAGGTCCGGAGGAGGAGCTGCGCGCAGCACGAGCTTTAACAGGCGGACCA aTGATTAGTATTTACGATGCAAAGACAGAACAACTTCGTATAGGACCGTATTCCTGGATGCCATTTCCCCATGTGGATTTCTGGTTGCAGCAAGATGATAAGCAAATACTAGAG AACCTTTCCACATCACCTCTGGCTGAGCCCCCCCACTTTGTTGAACATATTAGATCTAccttgatgtttttaaaaaaacacccttCTCCAACTAACACGCTGTTTCCTGGAAATAAAGCGCTACTCtacaaaaaaaatgaagatggcTTATGGGAAAAGATCTCTTCTCCAGGAAGCTAA